The Niastella koreensis GR20-10 genome includes a window with the following:
- a CDS encoding DUF4399 domain-containing protein, translated as MRKIGLIPFLFLGMVACNDSGSKTGGAGTDTTTAATASMDTTKKAADTVAAVPAVPEIPAGAKVFFKNLKNGQKIKSPFKVEMGVSGIALDSAGVIKPASGHHHILIDNGDSLALGTVVPKDSTHLHFGNAQKEAELKLTPGQHKLTLQYADGIHRSYGGKLASSVTVTVQ; from the coding sequence ATGCGTAAAATTGGTCTTATTCCTTTTCTGTTTTTAGGCATGGTTGCTTGTAACGATAGCGGTTCTAAAACCGGAGGAGCTGGTACTGACACCACTACAGCTGCAACTGCTTCTATGGACACTACAAAAAAAGCGGCTGATACAGTTGCTGCAGTGCCTGCAGTACCCGAAATTCCTGCCGGCGCCAAAGTATTCTTCAAAAACCTGAAAAATGGTCAGAAGATTAAATCTCCGTTTAAGGTAGAAATGGGTGTATCTGGTATTGCACTGGATTCAGCTGGTGTTATTAAACCCGCATCCGGTCACCACCATATTCTGATAGATAATGGCGATTCACTGGCTTTGGGAACTGTAGTGCCTAAAGATTCTACGCACCTGCATTTTGGTAATGCTCAAAAAGAAGCAGAACTGAAATTAACGCCTGGCCAGCACAAACTGACCCTGCAGTATGCCGATGGTATTCATCGTTCATACGGTGGTAAACTGGCTTCTTCAGTTACAGTTACTGTACAGTAA
- a CDS encoding aspartate aminotransferase family protein, protein MNKRELFLRHVAQTSPAPLALDIVKAKGTTLVDAAGKEYLDLIAGISVCNVGHRHPRVVKAIKKQVDDYMHLLVYGEMIETPQVQYAKWLTDHLPPSLNSVYFTNSGAEATEGAMKLAKRVTNRTQIIAFNKSYHGSTQGALSIMGDEYWRNAFRPLLPDVLHLEYDVFESLNEITAQTACVFAETIQAERGVVAPSAQWMKALETKCRETGTLLVLDEIQAGFGRTGTLWGFEQFNVVPDIVLLGKALGGGMPLGAFVADKKIMEVFTENPVLGHITTFGGHPVCCAAGLAAAKVLLKEEIVGLVADKAALFVEMLQHPLIQKIRANGLLIAVEFENFDINKKVIDGCLQQGILTDWFLFAPECMRVAPPLTISAKEIKKAVKTILRVLDAIQ, encoded by the coding sequence ATGAATAAACGCGAATTATTTCTGCGGCACGTAGCCCAAACTTCCCCCGCCCCGCTGGCGCTGGACATTGTGAAAGCAAAGGGAACCACGCTGGTTGACGCTGCCGGGAAAGAATACCTCGACCTCATTGCTGGGATAAGCGTGTGCAATGTAGGCCACCGGCATCCCAGGGTGGTAAAAGCCATTAAAAAACAGGTTGACGACTACATGCACCTGTTGGTGTATGGCGAAATGATTGAAACGCCCCAGGTACAATATGCCAAATGGCTAACCGATCATTTGCCCCCCTCCCTCAATTCGGTGTATTTTACCAATTCCGGGGCCGAAGCCACCGAAGGCGCCATGAAACTGGCCAAACGGGTCACCAACCGCACGCAGATCATTGCCTTCAATAAAAGTTACCACGGTTCAACCCAGGGCGCTTTAAGCATCATGGGCGATGAATACTGGCGCAATGCCTTCAGACCCCTGTTGCCCGATGTATTGCACCTGGAATATGATGTTTTTGAATCGCTGAACGAAATAACCGCCCAAACTGCCTGCGTATTTGCCGAAACCATTCAGGCCGAACGCGGGGTAGTGGCGCCTTCTGCCCAATGGATGAAGGCCCTGGAAACAAAATGCCGCGAAACCGGCACTTTATTGGTACTGGATGAAATACAGGCCGGCTTTGGCCGTACCGGTACCCTGTGGGGCTTTGAACAGTTTAACGTGGTGCCCGATATTGTTTTATTGGGCAAGGCCCTGGGTGGCGGCATGCCCCTGGGTGCTTTTGTGGCCGATAAAAAGATCATGGAGGTATTTACCGAAAACCCGGTTTTGGGCCATATTACCACCTTTGGCGGCCACCCGGTATGCTGTGCAGCCGGATTGGCGGCAGCAAAAGTGTTGCTGAAGGAAGAAATAGTAGGGCTGGTGGCCGATAAAGCGGCCCTGTTTGTTGAAATGTTACAACATCCATTAATTCAGAAAATAAGGGCCAACGGACTGCTGATAGCCGTTGAATTCGAAAATTTCGATATAAATAAGAAGGTGATCGATGGCTGTTTACAACAGGGCATTTTGACGGACTGGTTCCTGTTTGCGCCTGAATGTATGCGGGTAGCCCCACCGCTTACCATTTCGGCCAAAGAAATAAAAAAGGCCGTCAAAACCATCCTGCGGGTGCTGGATGCAATACAATAG
- a CDS encoding gamma carbonic anhydrase family protein translates to MPVILHVEGVYPKFGSNVFIAPNATIVGNVEMGDDCSVWFNAVVRGDVNAIRMGNKVNVQDGAIIHCTYKRTQTVIGNNVSIGHNAIVHGCTVDDNVLIGMGAIIMDRAHIGSNSIIAAGAVVLEETIVPPGTIFAGVPAKKVKDIVITQVHGEIDRIANNYIKYADWFRDQVTE, encoded by the coding sequence ATGCCAGTAATCTTACACGTAGAAGGGGTTTACCCAAAGTTTGGAAGTAATGTATTTATTGCTCCTAATGCTACCATCGTTGGCAATGTGGAAATGGGCGATGATTGCAGCGTTTGGTTCAATGCGGTGGTACGGGGCGATGTAAACGCCATTCGCATGGGAAATAAAGTGAATGTGCAGGACGGGGCCATCATTCACTGCACCTATAAACGTACCCAAACCGTTATTGGCAATAATGTGTCTATTGGGCATAACGCCATTGTACATGGCTGTACGGTCGACGATAACGTACTGATAGGCATGGGCGCCATCATTATGGACCGGGCCCATATTGGCAGCAATTCCATCATTGCAGCCGGCGCCGTGGTGCTGGAAGAAACCATTGTTCCACCGGGGACTATTTTTGCGGGTGTGCCTGCTAAAAAGGTGAAAGACATTGTAATTACGCAGGTTCATGGCGAAATTGACCGTATTGCCAACAATTACATAAAATATGCCGATTGGTTCCGTGATCAGGTAACCGAATAA
- a CDS encoding DUF3630 family protein, with protein sequence MSLTLRTDFGCTEAIIDDDCGLKRFYEVANILLDELKIRFTNKQDDFDTLTWNFTYRGHLLSLYYNIYTGISIYPYKSKEAARKDNDAVIEVAKFLETKLLVNKARKFINAG encoded by the coding sequence ATGAGCCTGACTCTACGCACAGATTTTGGCTGCACCGAAGCCATTATCGATGATGACTGCGGATTGAAGCGCTTTTATGAGGTCGCCAATATTTTATTGGATGAACTCAAGATCCGGTTCACCAACAAGCAGGACGATTTCGATACGCTGACCTGGAACTTTACGTACAGGGGACATCTACTTTCTCTTTATTACAACATTTACACCGGCATTTCAATTTATCCTTACAAATCAAAGGAAGCAGCCCGCAAGGACAATGACGCTGTCATTGAAGTGGCTAAATTCCTGGAAACAAAACTACTGGTAAACAAAGCGAGAAAGTTCATTAACGCCGGATAA
- the rsgA gene encoding ribosome small subunit-dependent GTPase A: MKAIVYRSTGSWYNVKTETGKAMSARIKGVFKIDDITSTNPIAVGDEVVIDIESESANTAMITEICPRRNYINRQSPSHKKQHHIVAANIDQSVLFATLRDPKTSQGFIDRFLVTSEAYHVPAIVVFNKADLYKNKEQEKYAMLKEMYAVIGYRTILMSVKTNEGVDELKSVLENKTTLMSGHSGVGKSSFINSIFPELKLKTQDVSGWSGKGMHTTTFAEMFDLPVPTGGRVIDTPGMREFGLVDISRQELSHYYPEMARVLNDCQFNNCLHINEPGCAVKDGVVNGTIHEERYISYYNILESIDEKNY, encoded by the coding sequence ATGAAAGCAATCGTATACCGGTCAACCGGCAGTTGGTACAATGTTAAAACAGAAACGGGCAAGGCGATGAGCGCCCGGATTAAAGGGGTTTTCAAAATTGATGATATAACCTCCACCAACCCTATTGCAGTGGGTGATGAAGTAGTGATAGATATCGAAAGCGAATCGGCCAATACGGCTATGATTACTGAAATTTGTCCCCGGCGAAATTATATTAACCGGCAATCGCCCTCCCATAAAAAGCAACATCATATTGTGGCTGCCAATATCGATCAGTCGGTATTGTTTGCCACCCTCAGGGATCCCAAAACTTCACAGGGGTTTATTGACCGTTTTCTGGTAACCAGCGAAGCCTACCACGTGCCCGCCATTGTGGTGTTCAACAAGGCCGATCTGTACAAGAACAAGGAGCAGGAAAAATATGCCATGCTCAAGGAAATGTACGCGGTTATTGGCTACCGTACTATCCTGATGTCGGTAAAAACCAATGAAGGCGTTGATGAATTAAAAAGCGTGCTGGAAAATAAAACTACCCTCATGAGCGGTCACTCAGGCGTGGGAAAATCTTCTTTTATCAACAGCATTTTCCCCGAGCTTAAATTAAAAACCCAGGACGTAAGCGGCTGGAGCGGCAAGGGCATGCACACTACTACGTTTGCAGAAATGTTCGACCTGCCCGTTCCAACTGGTGGCCGGGTTATAGATACGCCGGGTATGCGCGAATTTGGGTTGGTTGATATTTCCCGGCAGGAACTCTCGCATTATTATCCTGAAATGGCCCGCGTGCTCAACGACTGCCAGTTCAATAATTGTTTACACATAAATGAACCAGGCTGCGCGGTAAAAGACGGGGTAGTCAATGGAACCATTCATGAAGAGCGCTATATAAGCTACTACAACATCCTGGAGTCGATCGACGAAAAAAACTACTAG
- a CDS encoding vWA domain-containing protein gives MLYNWFEHITFAYPEVFGLFVLIPAMLYWYLNKYDRKQGALKVSSLAVIRKSSSWKSTFRHAPFVIRLLAVCCIIMAMARPQTRNDEELKNGQGIDIILCLDVSGSMLAQDFLPDRLEASKNMAASFVDMRPTDRIGVVIFSGESFTLVPLTTDKTVLKSQIFNINRGLLEDGTAIGDGLGVSVDRLKSVKTKSKVIILLTDGEDQGGRIDPLAGKELAKAYGIRVYTIGVGSEGYAPVPTSDGTRQQKVNIDEKLLRMIANETGGLYFRARDNESLKNIYLEIDKLEKSRIEVTSLKRYTERFFPFAFAAAALLFLEIFLRYTLFKKFP, from the coding sequence TTGCTGTACAATTGGTTTGAACATATAACATTTGCATATCCTGAAGTATTCGGATTGTTTGTACTGATACCGGCTATGCTATACTGGTACCTGAACAAGTACGACCGTAAACAGGGAGCGCTGAAAGTATCGTCACTGGCGGTTATTCGTAAAAGCAGTTCCTGGAAAAGCACTTTCCGGCATGCGCCGTTTGTGATCCGCCTGCTGGCTGTGTGCTGTATCATTATGGCGATGGCCCGCCCGCAAACCCGTAACGATGAAGAACTGAAGAACGGGCAGGGGATTGATATTATACTTTGCCTGGATGTAAGTGGTAGTATGCTGGCGCAGGATTTTTTACCCGACAGGCTCGAGGCTTCCAAAAATATGGCAGCTTCCTTTGTTGATATGCGACCCACGGACCGGATCGGGGTGGTTATTTTCTCCGGCGAAAGTTTTACCCTGGTACCATTAACTACCGATAAAACAGTGTTGAAATCCCAGATCTTTAATATTAACCGCGGATTGCTCGAAGATGGTACGGCTATAGGCGATGGCCTGGGCGTGAGTGTTGACCGGCTGAAAAGTGTAAAAACAAAATCGAAGGTGATTATTCTGCTTACCGATGGGGAAGACCAGGGTGGCCGCATTGATCCCCTGGCTGGTAAAGAGCTGGCAAAAGCTTATGGCATCCGGGTATATACCATTGGAGTGGGGTCCGAAGGGTATGCACCTGTACCTACCTCAGATGGCACCCGGCAGCAAAAAGTGAACATCGATGAAAAACTGTTGCGGATGATTGCCAACGAAACCGGTGGTTTGTATTTCAGGGCAAGGGATAATGAAAGTCTGAAAAATATCTACCTGGAAATAGACAAGCTCGAAAAATCACGCATAGAAGTTACCTCATTGAAACGGTATACCGAGCGGTTTTTCCCCTTTGCATTTGCCGCCGCCGCCTTATTGTTCCTGGAAATATTCCTGCGATATACTTTATTTAAGAAATTTCCTTAA
- a CDS encoding BatD family protein, whose translation MKNPILNIILIGCLLTSPVYMMGQVLARASVNRDQILIGEPIKLTFEVRIPLGQSYSWFNLDTIPHFDIIAKGKTDTTDNIDGKQFHQEITITSFDSGTVILPPLILQVDGKSYATDSIPIEVSYAQLDITKDYRDIKEIEEVPKPKWMDMIPWVLGFFTLIAIGVIVYLLRKPKKVAPVAQPAQPKLGPYEEALQALEELRKLGFKNGEVKTYYSRLNDILRVFMFRKLKVATLEKTNEELIGQLRKTPMDKESFNQLVHALQIADSVKFAKYQPDEKDNERNFAVIETAIKTLNNLS comes from the coding sequence ATGAAAAACCCTATTCTCAATATTATCCTTATTGGTTGTTTACTCACCAGTCCGGTTTATATGATGGGCCAGGTACTGGCCCGGGCATCGGTTAACCGCGATCAGATACTTATTGGTGAACCTATTAAACTAACCTTTGAAGTACGTATTCCGCTTGGACAATCATACTCCTGGTTTAACCTGGATACCATTCCGCATTTCGACATTATTGCAAAAGGTAAAACCGATACCACCGATAACATAGATGGTAAACAATTTCACCAGGAAATCACCATTACCAGCTTTGACTCCGGTACCGTTATATTACCGCCCCTCATTTTACAGGTTGATGGAAAATCATATGCTACCGATTCCATTCCCATTGAAGTGAGTTATGCGCAACTGGATATTACAAAAGATTACCGCGATATAAAGGAAATTGAAGAAGTGCCCAAACCAAAATGGATGGACATGATCCCCTGGGTGCTTGGTTTCTTTACATTAATTGCTATTGGCGTTATTGTTTACCTGTTACGAAAACCAAAGAAGGTGGCGCCCGTTGCGCAGCCGGCCCAGCCAAAATTAGGTCCTTACGAGGAGGCCTTACAGGCGCTGGAAGAACTGCGTAAACTAGGGTTTAAGAATGGCGAAGTGAAAACATACTACAGCCGGCTGAACGATATCCTGCGCGTGTTTATGTTCCGTAAACTGAAGGTGGCCACGCTGGAAAAAACAAATGAAGAGTTGATTGGCCAGTTGCGTAAGACGCCTATGGATAAAGAAAGTTTCAATCAGCTGGTGCACGCGTTACAGATCGCAGATTCTGTAAAGTTTGCAAAGTATCAGCCAGATGAAAAAGATAATGAAAGAAATTTCGCCGTAATTGAAACGGCTATCAAAACACTAAACAATCTTTCCTGA